The Altererythrobacter sp. ZODW24 genome window below encodes:
- the pdeM gene encoding ligase-associated DNA damage response endonuclease PdeM, producing the protein MVPLSFAPISFAGEELVLLEGRAVYWPREKALLVADLHLEKASWYAKSGQMLPPYDSRETLERLALAIRQTGATRVFTLGDNFHDSAGTERLEPHAAGMLDALTRAVDWVWITGNHDSQMEAKSGGTVVDEIMLCGLLLRHQAKPGEQLPELSGHYHPKLKVSARGRNIRRACAVVSTDQTGSGRMILPAFGALTGGMDAGDPVILKAMQPASRIDAVLPAKGKLLQFPLWRAAA; encoded by the coding sequence ATGGTTCCCCTTTCGTTCGCTCCCATTTCTTTCGCCGGTGAAGAGCTTGTCCTGCTGGAGGGCCGAGCCGTCTATTGGCCGCGCGAGAAAGCCCTTCTGGTGGCCGATCTGCATCTGGAGAAGGCGAGCTGGTATGCCAAATCCGGCCAGATGTTGCCGCCCTATGATAGCCGCGAAACGCTGGAACGGCTGGCACTCGCGATTCGTCAGACAGGTGCGACGCGCGTCTTCACACTGGGTGATAATTTCCACGATAGTGCCGGGACTGAGCGGCTTGAGCCACATGCTGCCGGAATGCTTGATGCTCTCACGCGCGCCGTCGACTGGGTGTGGATCACTGGCAATCACGATTCGCAAATGGAAGCTAAGTCAGGCGGCACAGTGGTCGATGAAATCATGCTCTGCGGTCTGCTATTGCGCCATCAGGCTAAGCCGGGTGAGCAACTGCCCGAACTTTCTGGCCACTATCACCCCAAGCTTAAAGTCTCCGCGAGAGGCCGCAATATCCGCCGTGCGTGTGCGGTGGTGAGCACGGATCAGACAGGCTCAGGGCGCATGATTTTGCCTGCATTCGGGGCACTTACAGGCGGAATGGATGCTGGCGATCCAGTCATACTCAAGGCTATGCAGCCCGCCAGCCGGATCGACGCGGTTCTGCCTGCCAAGGGCAAACTGTTGCAATTTCCCCTCTGGCGAGCCGCAGCATAG
- a CDS encoding VOC family protein, with protein MAGVIGIDHVQLAMPEGCEDQARAFYSGVLGLTEEQKPAALAERGGCWFVGGAAHVHLGIEAGFRPARKAHPALLVDDLAGVVARLAEADIAFTPGKPLDSYERGDIADPFGNRIELMQRI; from the coding sequence ATGGCTGGCGTGATAGGTATCGATCACGTGCAACTCGCAATGCCCGAGGGATGCGAAGATCAGGCGAGGGCGTTTTATTCTGGTGTTCTAGGATTAACCGAAGAGCAGAAACCTGCCGCACTGGCTGAACGGGGCGGCTGCTGGTTTGTTGGCGGAGCTGCTCATGTACATCTGGGAATTGAAGCTGGGTTCAGGCCTGCGAGAAAAGCTCATCCGGCTCTACTCGTGGACGATCTGGCCGGGGTAGTGGCGCGGCTGGCGGAGGCGGATATTGCCTTCACACCGGGTAAGCCACTGGACAGTTATGAGCGCGGTGACATTGCTGATCCCTTCGGCAACCGTATCGAGTTGATGCAGCGGATTTAA
- the hemF gene encoding oxygen-dependent coproporphyrinogen oxidase — protein MTDTADTNAAHTANAKDWFEKLRTQICDAFEAIEREAGSDAAFEFTPWVRDEEGNTDPGGGVQGLMKGKVFEKVGVNVSTVRGSFSPEFAASVNGASAENPSFTATGISLVAHMANPHVPAVHMNTRFLTTGKAWFGGGADLNPPIPYDDDTGEFHAAFRAACAGHNPTYYERFKKWADDYFYIPHRQCHRGVGGIFYDHLECEDDAAFDRNFAFTRDVGETFLDIYPKLVRRRMAADFTDAEKKQQLEWRGRYAEFNLVYDRGTLFGLKTGGNIDAILMSLPPEAVWS, from the coding sequence ATGACTGACACTGCCGATACGAATGCCGCCCACACCGCCAATGCCAAAGACTGGTTCGAGAAATTACGAACCCAGATTTGTGATGCTTTCGAAGCGATCGAGCGCGAGGCAGGCAGCGATGCCGCTTTCGAGTTTACGCCTTGGGTGCGTGACGAAGAAGGCAACACCGACCCTGGCGGGGGTGTGCAGGGGCTGATGAAGGGCAAGGTTTTCGAGAAGGTCGGTGTGAATGTGTCGACTGTGCGCGGCAGTTTTTCGCCCGAATTCGCGGCTTCCGTAAACGGAGCGAGCGCCGAGAACCCGTCGTTCACTGCGACCGGTATCAGTCTGGTAGCGCATATGGCGAACCCGCATGTGCCCGCTGTTCATATGAACACCCGCTTCCTGACTACGGGCAAGGCATGGTTCGGCGGCGGCGCTGATCTCAACCCGCCGATCCCCTATGACGATGACACTGGCGAATTCCACGCTGCGTTCCGGGCTGCCTGCGCAGGCCACAATCCAACTTATTACGAACGGTTCAAGAAGTGGGCTGATGATTATTTCTACATCCCGCATCGCCAGTGCCACCGCGGGGTAGGGGGCATTTTCTACGATCACCTCGAATGTGAAGATGATGCCGCGTTCGACCGGAACTTCGCCTTCACCCGCGATGTCGGCGAGACGTTCCTCGACATTTACCCTAAGCTGGTCCGCCGCCGCATGGCCGCCGACTTCACCGATGCTGAGAAAAAGCAGCAACTCGAATGGCGCGGGCGCTATGCCGAGTTTAATCTGGTGTATGACCGAGGGACTTTGTTCGGCCTTAAGACCGGCGGTAATATCGACGCGATCCTGATGAGCCTGCCGCCTGAGGCGGTGTGGAGCTGA
- a CDS encoding serine hydrolase domain-containing protein, with translation MLRTLYAALLFAFAAAISAIAQAQDFRAVDEYLSEWESDEAPGLAVAISKDGETVYRGNFGLANLEHGIPIADNTRFHIASVSKQFAAFAIMLLEADGKLSLSDDIRKHLPQLQPTEVPVTINHLLSHTGGLREHNTLWGLIGSQDGDARSPAQAVNLLERQEGVNFPAGAAREYSNTGYFLLAEIVARVSGQSYAEFADERMFSPLGMTDTRMRDEVATQIPYRARSYFPQQTGFNNAGFDSAMIGSTGVITTAEDMMIWARNYDQKRVGSDAVFRNMAKRTYLTNGQLAIGANGQEYRKYAGFDTWSHGGTTGGYKSFLLRIPEAKISLMILGNRGDLDSAKIAFAMADILLAKEPDFAKVEAPAFTKEAGTELDKYVGDYELFAGTFFSLARDGDELLFSVNGPEGGEPVQQIAKGSFLIGAATNSSLDFTDFEGGRATGLRYQIGLHGFIPAARVDLADFDPASVNPADYAGTYYSRELQATYVVTAEDGALILREPRATETVMNAYQADTFRPNGQTYVGRVKFQRGEGGNVTGALVSGPLANDILFERIELPAD, from the coding sequence ATGCTTCGTACCCTTTATGCCGCCCTGTTGTTTGCATTCGCAGCGGCGATATCTGCCATCGCTCAGGCCCAGGATTTCCGGGCAGTCGATGAATATCTGTCCGAATGGGAGAGCGACGAAGCGCCCGGTCTGGCGGTCGCGATCTCTAAAGATGGCGAGACGGTCTATCGCGGGAACTTCGGGCTGGCGAACCTTGAGCATGGCATTCCGATTGCCGACAACACCCGGTTCCACATTGCGTCTGTGTCTAAACAATTTGCTGCTTTCGCGATCATGCTTCTCGAAGCTGACGGCAAGTTGTCGCTGTCCGATGACATCCGCAAGCATTTGCCGCAATTGCAGCCCACAGAGGTGCCTGTCACGATCAACCATCTGCTGAGCCATACGGGCGGCCTGCGCGAGCATAACACGCTGTGGGGACTGATCGGATCGCAAGACGGCGATGCGCGCAGCCCTGCCCAAGCAGTGAACCTGCTCGAACGGCAAGAGGGTGTGAATTTCCCGGCAGGCGCAGCGCGCGAGTATAGTAACACCGGCTACTTCCTGCTCGCGGAGATCGTTGCCCGCGTATCGGGCCAGTCATATGCTGAATTTGCCGACGAGCGGATGTTCTCGCCGCTTGGCATGACCGACACGCGGATGCGTGACGAGGTTGCTACGCAAATTCCTTACAGAGCGCGGTCCTATTTTCCGCAGCAAACCGGCTTCAACAATGCTGGTTTTGATTCCGCTATGATTGGGTCAACTGGCGTTATCACCACGGCCGAAGATATGATGATCTGGGCGCGCAATTATGATCAGAAGCGCGTCGGCAGTGATGCCGTGTTCCGAAACATGGCGAAGCGCACCTATCTGACGAACGGCCAACTTGCCATTGGCGCGAACGGTCAAGAATACCGCAAATATGCTGGCTTCGACACGTGGTCGCACGGCGGAACAACAGGCGGGTACAAGTCATTTCTGCTGCGTATTCCCGAGGCGAAGATATCACTCATGATCCTCGGCAATCGCGGTGACCTCGATAGCGCCAAGATCGCTTTTGCTATGGCGGATATCTTGCTGGCGAAGGAGCCTGACTTCGCAAAGGTTGAAGCGCCTGCATTTACGAAAGAGGCAGGCACCGAACTCGACAAATATGTTGGCGATTACGAGCTATTTGCGGGGACGTTCTTCTCGCTGGCGCGGGATGGTGACGAGCTTTTGTTCTCTGTGAACGGGCCTGAAGGGGGCGAGCCTGTGCAGCAAATCGCCAAGGGCAGTTTCCTGATCGGTGCGGCTACCAATTCAAGCCTTGATTTCACCGACTTTGAAGGCGGACGAGCCACAGGACTACGCTATCAAATCGGATTGCACGGCTTCATCCCCGCAGCGCGCGTCGATCTGGCTGACTTCGATCCGGCAAGCGTGAATCCGGCTGATTATGCCGGAACCTACTATAGCCGCGAATTGCAGGCGACCTATGTGGTGACGGCGGAAGACGGTGCGCTAATCCTGCGTGAACCGCGCGCGACCGAGACAGTCATGAACGCCTATCAAGCCGACACCTTTCGCCCGAATGGTCAGACTTATGTGGGGCGCGTGAAGTTCCAGCGCGGCGAAGGCGGTAATGTGACCGGAGCCCTCGTATCAGGGCCGCTCGCAAACGATATTCTCTTCGAAAGGATCGAATTACCAGCGGACTAA
- a CDS encoding helix-turn-helix domain-containing protein encodes MDGASLLEPTALLGTFLCVILAVFLVAVPSRSALPNRMFAGFLVLTAIDISGWFMADWWEVLPYNGLFRTVMAALHMPLFFGFIWFGCFRDASLRAAHSLHLLPALIVAAALLIWPQTDHQWLLPSLQLQYYAYIAVACWTLWRFRKILKDRFSSARSHVFEWLAAMVGISVFAHSLFVFRVLAADRLGANISTWLQFFAALLILSITLWIAFRALLSPELFRGVDRVLENAAAEFHQPAGDDGAAGDRIAELRTFIDDRQPFLDPELSLSRLSRQVGMQQKELSELINQRIGVHFFDLINRYRVEHASALLIAEPDMTVTDILYASGFNSKSSFNTAFKKHRGQTPSAFRKAASAEKAGN; translated from the coding sequence TTGGACGGCGCTTCCTTGCTTGAGCCGACCGCGCTGCTCGGCACATTTCTGTGCGTGATCCTTGCGGTCTTTCTGGTCGCTGTACCCTCACGCAGCGCGCTGCCGAACCGGATGTTCGCCGGATTTCTGGTGCTGACTGCGATTGATATCAGCGGCTGGTTCATGGCGGATTGGTGGGAAGTGCTGCCATATAATGGCCTGTTCCGCACCGTGATGGCTGCGCTGCATATGCCGCTGTTCTTCGGCTTCATCTGGTTCGGTTGTTTCAGAGATGCGAGCCTGCGCGCGGCGCACTCGCTGCATTTGCTCCCGGCCTTGATTGTCGCGGCGGCTTTGCTGATTTGGCCGCAAACCGATCACCAGTGGCTTCTGCCGTCCCTGCAACTGCAATATTATGCCTATATCGCGGTCGCTTGCTGGACACTTTGGCGGTTTCGGAAGATCCTGAAAGACCGGTTCTCCAGCGCCCGCTCGCATGTTTTCGAATGGCTGGCGGCGATGGTCGGCATATCGGTATTCGCACATTCGCTGTTCGTCTTCCGAGTGCTGGCGGCGGACCGGCTGGGCGCAAACATAAGCACTTGGCTGCAATTTTTTGCCGCGCTGCTGATCCTGTCGATCACGCTGTGGATTGCGTTTCGCGCCTTGCTGTCGCCAGAGCTGTTTCGCGGTGTGGACCGGGTGCTTGAAAATGCCGCTGCAGAGTTTCACCAGCCGGCAGGCGATGATGGCGCAGCAGGTGACCGAATTGCGGAACTGCGAACCTTTATCGATGACCGCCAACCCTTCCTCGATCCAGAGCTAAGCCTGTCACGTCTGTCGCGGCAGGTGGGTATGCAGCAAAAGGAATTGTCGGAGCTCATCAACCAGCGCATCGGCGTGCACTTCTTCGATTTAATCAACCGGTACCGGGTCGAACACGCCAGCGCGCTGCTTATCGCCGAGCCGGATATGACGGTGACCGATATCCTCTATGCGTCGGGGTTCAATTCGAAGTCTTCTTTCAACACCGCGTTCAAGAAGCATCGGGGCCAGACACCAAGTGCGTTTCGCAAAGCGGCGAGCGCAGAAAAAGCCGGAAACTAG
- a CDS encoding bifunctional (p)ppGpp synthetase/guanosine-3',5'-bis(diphosphate) 3'-pyrophosphohydrolase has translation MLRQYELIERVLAYDPDADEALLNRAYVYTVQKHGSQKRASGDPYFSHPVEVAGLMTDLKLDQETIMTALLHDTVEDTLATIEDIEENFGADVARLVDGVTKLSKIEAMPENERAAENLRKFLLAMSEDLRVLLVKLADRLHNMRTLHFIKSPEKRQRIARETMDIYAPLAERVGMYEYMREMQLLAFEQLEPEAYKTITDRLSEIRKTDGGQVDAIALAIKQSLAEAGLKVEVSGREKHPFSIWKKMAERHVSFEQITDIMAFRVITESEADCYRAMGVLHTTWQMIPGRFKDYISTPKNNGYRSLHTSLIFENSMRMEVQIRTKDMHGLNEFGLAAHWGYKQGDQPDGAVGWLRDLIEIVDASQDAEELLEHTKLAIYQDRIFAFTPKGALFQLPKGSTPVDFAFAVHTDLGPQTVGAKINGRHMPLRTQLGNGDVVEIIKGKSAEPQLSWLSFVVTGKARASIRRAVRQKEREETAAIGRKLFEEITTRLPAKIGKKAIREAVKRLEMDGESDLMEAIGAARLGDREVMEALVPGSTTDLKEEDLWSNQERAISIKGLTPGMAFHLGECCHPVPGDRIVGLRERGKRVEVHAIDCLELVNGVDKDWLDLSWGERTTGAIGRLSIELYNRPGTLAEMTAIFADNKVNILRIEMTQREDPFGTYIVDVEVQDLAHLTRVLSALRASEAVAEAERI, from the coding sequence ATGCTGCGCCAGTATGAACTTATCGAACGGGTCCTTGCCTATGACCCCGACGCCGACGAGGCGCTGCTTAACCGCGCCTATGTCTATACTGTCCAGAAGCATGGCAGCCAGAAGCGGGCCAGCGGAGACCCCTATTTTAGCCATCCGGTAGAGGTGGCGGGTCTGATGACTGATCTAAAGCTGGATCAGGAAACGATCATGACCGCGCTGCTCCACGATACGGTGGAGGATACGCTGGCAACCATCGAAGATATCGAGGAAAACTTCGGCGCTGATGTCGCGCGGCTGGTCGACGGTGTGACCAAGCTATCGAAGATTGAAGCGATGCCCGAAAACGAACGGGCAGCGGAAAACCTGCGCAAATTCCTGCTCGCGATGAGCGAAGATTTGCGCGTGCTGCTGGTGAAACTGGCGGACCGGCTGCACAATATGCGGACACTGCATTTCATCAAGAGTCCCGAGAAACGCCAACGGATCGCGCGCGAAACGATGGATATCTATGCCCCGCTGGCGGAGCGCGTCGGCATGTATGAATATATGCGCGAAATGCAGCTTCTGGCATTCGAGCAACTGGAGCCGGAAGCCTATAAGACGATCACGGATCGCCTATCCGAAATACGCAAAACGGACGGCGGCCAGGTCGATGCCATTGCTCTTGCGATCAAGCAGTCGCTTGCAGAAGCAGGCCTCAAAGTCGAAGTTTCTGGCCGCGAGAAACACCCGTTCTCGATCTGGAAAAAAATGGCTGAGCGTCATGTCAGTTTTGAGCAGATTACCGACATCATGGCGTTTCGCGTCATTACCGAAAGCGAGGCCGATTGTTACCGCGCAATGGGCGTGCTGCATACAACTTGGCAGATGATCCCGGGACGTTTCAAAGACTACATCTCGACGCCCAAAAACAATGGCTATCGCAGCCTGCATACCTCGCTGATCTTCGAAAATTCCATGCGCATGGAAGTGCAAATCCGCACGAAGGATATGCATGGGCTGAATGAATTCGGTCTGGCTGCGCATTGGGGATATAAGCAGGGCGATCAGCCTGATGGAGCGGTCGGCTGGCTGCGCGATCTCATTGAAATCGTCGATGCCAGTCAGGATGCCGAAGAACTGCTCGAGCATACCAAGCTGGCGATTTATCAGGATCGGATATTCGCTTTTACGCCCAAGGGCGCCCTATTCCAATTGCCCAAGGGATCTACCCCCGTGGATTTCGCCTTCGCTGTTCATACTGACCTTGGCCCGCAAACGGTTGGTGCCAAGATCAATGGCCGCCACATGCCGCTGCGCACACAGCTGGGCAATGGTGACGTGGTTGAAATCATCAAAGGCAAAAGCGCTGAGCCGCAGCTTTCATGGCTCAGCTTTGTGGTGACCGGGAAGGCGCGAGCCTCGATCCGCCGAGCTGTACGCCAGAAGGAACGCGAAGAGACGGCCGCCATCGGTCGCAAACTGTTCGAAGAAATCACCACAAGATTGCCTGCAAAAATCGGAAAGAAAGCCATCCGCGAGGCCGTCAAACGGTTGGAAATGGATGGCGAATCGGATCTGATGGAGGCGATTGGCGCAGCGCGGTTGGGTGACCGTGAAGTGATGGAGGCGCTCGTACCGGGCAGCACAACCGACCTTAAAGAAGAAGACCTGTGGTCGAACCAGGAACGCGCAATTTCAATCAAGGGCCTCACACCCGGCATGGCATTCCATCTCGGCGAATGTTGTCATCCGGTACCGGGTGACCGGATCGTAGGTCTGCGCGAACGCGGCAAGCGGGTTGAGGTCCATGCGATTGACTGCCTCGAGCTAGTCAATGGCGTCGACAAAGACTGGCTTGATCTCAGTTGGGGCGAGCGAACCACTGGCGCTATCGGCCGGCTGAGCATCGAACTTTACAATCGGCCGGGCACGCTGGCCGAGATGACCGCGATCTTTGCCGACAATAAGGTCAATATTCTCCGCATCGAGATGACCCAGCGTGAAGATCCCTTCGGCACCTATATCGTCGATGTCGAAGTGCAGGATCTGGCGCATCTTACGCGTGTGCTCAGCGCGCTGCGGGCAAGCGAGGCGGTAGCTGAGGCGGAGCGTATTTGA
- the infC gene encoding translation initiation factor IF-3: MAPPVKSGPRFNEMINVDKVRVIDHEGENIGVMFTREAIEQAAEHGLDLVEVSPGADPPVCKFLDVGKYRFEAQKKANAARKTQKTQDIKEVKMRPNIDTHDYDVKMRNVFKFIDNGDKVKVTLRFRGREMAHQELGMNLLKRVQDDTNEVAKIEAYPRLEGRQMLMVLSPK; this comes from the coding sequence ATGGCGCCCCCCGTTAAGAGCGGGCCACGATTCAACGAAATGATCAACGTCGACAAGGTCCGAGTCATCGACCATGAAGGCGAGAATATCGGCGTGATGTTCACGCGCGAGGCGATTGAGCAGGCGGCCGAACATGGCCTCGATCTGGTCGAAGTATCGCCCGGCGCGGATCCGCCCGTTTGCAAATTCCTCGATGTCGGCAAATATCGCTTCGAAGCGCAGAAGAAGGCTAATGCCGCGCGCAAGACGCAGAAAACGCAGGACATCAAAGAAGTCAAAATGCGCCCCAATATCGACACGCATGATTATGACGTGAAGATGCGCAATGTCTTCAAATTCATCGACAATGGCGACAAGGTGAAGGTCACGCTCCGCTTCCGCGGCCGCGAAATGGCGCACCAGGAACTCGGCATGAACCTGCTCAAGCGCGTTCAGGACGACACCAATGAAGTCGCCAAAATCGAAGCATACCCAAGGCTGGAAGGCCGCCAGATGCTGATGGTGCTGTCGCCTAAATAG
- a CDS encoding DUF1905 domain-containing protein yields MIEDSFQFTGPLQRWTGATTANWFFVSIDGEVAEEINGLALMRRLESGRRSGFGSVKVTVTVGSSTWKTSVFPTKEKTWFLPVKKPVRNAEDLAEGEPVKLTLEV; encoded by the coding sequence ATGATCGAAGATAGCTTCCAGTTTACCGGACCGCTCCAGCGCTGGACCGGCGCAACAACCGCCAATTGGTTCTTTGTCTCGATTGACGGTGAAGTTGCCGAGGAGATCAACGGCCTCGCGCTAATGCGGCGGCTGGAAAGCGGCAGGCGAAGCGGTTTCGGATCGGTCAAAGTGACGGTTACGGTCGGTTCGTCCACTTGGAAAACCTCGGTTTTTCCGACCAAGGAGAAGACCTGGTTCCTGCCGGTCAAGAAACCAGTGCGCAACGCCGAGGATTTGGCGGAAGGCGAGCCGGTTAAACTGACGCTTGAGGTTTAA
- a CDS encoding TetR/AcrR family transcriptional regulator — translation MDERLTKSDWIKHGLRTLAGSGMDGLKAGRMAKELNVSRGSFYWHFTDIGDFRSQLLAEWQRVTTDQVILELSEEAGTDRLKLLMERAFTSPDQLGRAVRLWAAQDQDAALVVAQVDGKRTDYLATLLLAAGVPKQQAQERASFIYCAFLGHSLVPSSGDAAMSAPAIAALTALFEA, via the coding sequence ATGGATGAACGCCTGACAAAGTCTGACTGGATCAAACATGGTCTGCGCACCTTAGCCGGAAGCGGAATGGATGGTTTGAAAGCCGGGCGCATGGCAAAGGAGCTGAACGTATCGCGCGGCAGTTTTTATTGGCACTTCACGGACATCGGCGATTTCCGCAGCCAGCTGCTCGCAGAGTGGCAAAGGGTTACGACCGATCAAGTTATCCTAGAGCTTTCCGAAGAGGCAGGGACAGATCGCCTGAAGCTACTGATGGAGCGTGCGTTCACCAGCCCCGATCAACTTGGCCGCGCGGTCAGATTATGGGCGGCACAGGATCAAGACGCCGCGCTGGTCGTCGCACAGGTAGACGGCAAACGGACAGATTATCTCGCCACGCTCCTGCTCGCTGCAGGTGTGCCCAAACAACAGGCGCAAGAGCGGGCGAGTTTCATCTATTGCGCCTTCCTTGGTCATTCGCTTGTGCCATCATCAGGTGATGCGGCGATGAGCGCGCCAGCGATCGCGGCCCTCACCGCTCTATTTGAGGCGTGA
- a CDS encoding peptidylprolyl isomerase translates to MKTHTLPAALPAALIAASLGLSLALPAAAQEADERPTPNSVIEAAAPEEWAAIPTSDLMVMRLADDAEGNRREVVIQLMPKPFSQGWVDNIRLLANTSFWDGTTVYRVVDNWVTQWGDGEDNEELAKPLPEGIKVVPESEYVAKVPDEKSEQAGRFGLIDSYAEATDFRDGFPIVQTGDYWWPTHCYASVGVARDLTPNTGTGAELYTVIGHAPRQLDRNIAVVGRVIEGMEHLSTLPRGKGGAGVYADDSKRVPIEWVRMADDLSEEARPKFEYLATESASFERYVKVRANRGDSFYQVAAGGVDICNVQVPIRRITDAE, encoded by the coding sequence ATGAAAACACACACATTGCCAGCCGCATTGCCCGCCGCGTTAATCGCCGCATCGCTCGGCCTTTCGCTCGCCCTCCCCGCTGCCGCGCAGGAGGCTGACGAGCGGCCCACGCCGAACTCCGTAATCGAGGCCGCCGCGCCGGAGGAATGGGCTGCAATTCCCACCAGTGACTTGATGGTGATGCGCCTCGCCGATGATGCCGAGGGCAACCGGCGTGAGGTGGTAATCCAGCTGATGCCTAAGCCGTTTTCGCAAGGCTGGGTCGACAACATCCGGCTGCTCGCGAACACGAGTTTCTGGGACGGCACCACCGTTTACCGCGTGGTCGATAATTGGGTGACCCAATGGGGCGACGGCGAAGACAATGAAGAACTCGCCAAGCCGCTGCCAGAGGGGATCAAAGTGGTGCCTGAGAGTGAGTATGTGGCAAAAGTGCCCGATGAAAAGTCTGAGCAAGCAGGACGTTTCGGCTTGATCGACTCTTACGCGGAAGCGACCGACTTCAGAGACGGTTTTCCAATAGTGCAAACGGGCGATTATTGGTGGCCCACCCACTGCTACGCCTCAGTCGGCGTCGCCCGCGACCTCACGCCCAACACCGGCACCGGCGCGGAGCTTTACACAGTAATTGGCCATGCACCGCGCCAGCTTGACCGCAATATCGCCGTTGTTGGCCGCGTGATCGAGGGGATGGAACACCTCTCCACCCTGCCCCGCGGAAAAGGCGGCGCGGGTGTCTATGCCGACGATAGTAAGCGTGTACCGATTGAATGGGTCCGCATGGCCGATGACCTTTCCGAAGAGGCTCGACCCAAGTTCGAATACCTCGCGACAGAGAGCGCCAGCTTCGAACGCTATGTCAAAGTACGCGCCAATCGCGGCGACAGTTTTTACCAAGTGGCCGCTGGCGGCGTCGACATTTGCAATGTCCAAGTCCCCATTCGCCGGATCACAGACGCCGAATGA